A single genomic interval of Picosynechococcus sp. PCC 7003 harbors:
- the menA gene encoding 2-carboxy-1,4-naphthoquinone phytyltransferase, which produces MLTENPPTSSPKAARRLWLGAIKPPIYTVAVTPVLVTTAAAYGEFGVFDPVQFGLFLGAAICLIAWMNLSNDVFDADTGIDVNKATSVVNLTGDRQLVFAIALGFLGLGVAGIALISYLQQDWTVFNLLLLATAIAYTYQGPPFRLGYLGIGEFVCFLAYWITGLGVFYSQAQTFTLNAVWASAWVALTTSIILFCSHFHQAADDLAAGKKSPIVRLGTYQGAQVLTYSLGAVLVLTCLLVAAGTWSPWMLLTFASAPFALSLINHVRLNHDQPDKVSNCKFFAVKFHFVSGLLLAIAYVLSYYNLEFLSVTGLGY; this is translated from the coding sequence ATGCTCACGGAAAACCCACCTACCTCTAGTCCGAAAGCGGCCCGGCGTCTTTGGCTTGGCGCGATTAAACCCCCCATTTATACCGTGGCGGTTACCCCTGTGCTGGTGACAACGGCAGCGGCCTATGGGGAATTTGGGGTGTTTGACCCGGTGCAATTTGGGCTTTTCCTGGGTGCGGCCATTTGTTTGATCGCCTGGATGAACCTGAGTAATGATGTGTTCGACGCAGACACCGGCATTGATGTGAATAAGGCAACCTCGGTGGTCAATCTCACGGGCGATCGCCAACTGGTTTTTGCCATTGCCCTCGGTTTTTTGGGCCTAGGGGTAGCGGGCATTGCCCTAATTAGCTATCTCCAGCAGGATTGGACGGTGTTTAACTTGTTACTCTTGGCGACGGCGATCGCCTATACCTACCAGGGGCCACCCTTCCGTTTGGGCTATCTCGGCATTGGTGAGTTTGTTTGTTTTCTCGCCTACTGGATCACGGGGCTGGGAGTCTTCTATAGCCAAGCCCAAACCTTCACACTGAATGCGGTCTGGGCCTCAGCCTGGGTTGCTTTGACCACCAGCATTATTTTATTTTGCTCCCATTTTCACCAGGCCGCAGATGATCTAGCCGCCGGGAAAAAATCACCCATTGTTCGCCTCGGTACCTACCAAGGAGCGCAGGTACTGACCTATAGTCTGGGAGCCGTTTTAGTCTTGACTTGCCTGTTGGTGGCCGCCGGAACCTGGTCGCCCTGGATGCTCCTTACGTTTGCCAGTGCTCCCTTCGCCCTCAGTCTAATCAACCATGTGCGCCTGAACCATGACCAACCCGACAAGGTGAGTAACTGCAAATTTTTTGCGGTC